From a region of the Mercurialis annua linkage group LG1-X, ddMerAnnu1.2, whole genome shotgun sequence genome:
- the LOC126665118 gene encoding transcription factor MYB3R-3, protein MDEVKFEECCLENKQSTAASSSSLSEGSGSAIVKSPAVSSPATASPTHRRTTGPIRRAKGGWTPEEDETLRNAVAAFKGKSWKKIAEFFPDRSEVQCLHRWQKVLNPDLVKGPWTQEEDDKITELVEKYGPTKWSVIAKSLPGRIGKQCRERWHNHLNPDIKKDAWTLEEEMELMNCHRVHGNKWAEIAKVLPGRTDNSIKNHWNSSLKKKLDFYLATGRLPPVIKSDVFSSRKLPLVVNNGNQIGNEDMNILSVFNINKESDSMAQTSSGTTDACKLEEDGKDRLESSALVRDMATSSSALPNESTDSEGVEYKSKSCNADLSCCDSESLKKCKSNGINYGIGKDTAAGSRLHFGISTYGSLYYEPPKFETCTTIDLDPSVSRHVQHEHHSTPIASPISFFTPPCVRSNSLSSQSPESILRIAAKSFPNIPSIFRKRKTGSDIHLLQSKSGKVCQGSAEGRLQVPSDCGRAKDTHEKTESQNGSLHHSPLVPDISTIGPDGKAFNASPPYRLKSKRTAVFKSVERQLEFTFDKDRCDGAKSVGLSANGSSLVTDDCSHAAKLGVT, encoded by the exons ATGGATGAGGTGAAGTTCGAGGAGTGCTGCCTTGAGAATAAGCAATCAACAGCTGCTTCGAGCTCATCTTTATCGGAAGGTAGTGGCAGTGCTATTGTTAAATCTCCTGCAGTATCGAGCCCGGCAACAGCTTCACCGACTCATAG GAGGACAACGGGGCCAATAAGGCGAGCAAAAGGTGGCTGGACTCCAGAGGAG GATGAGACATTAAGAAATGCTGTTGCTGCTTTTAAGGGAAAGAGTTGGAAGAAAATAG CTGAGTTTTTCCCGGACAGATCAGAAGTTCAATGCCTGCATCGATGGCAGAAGGTTCTTAATCCTGATCTTGTTAAAGGACCTTGGACCCAAGAG GAGGATGATAAAATTACAGAGTTGGTGGAAAAATATGGACCCACAAAATGGTCTGTCATAGCAAAGTCTTTGCCCGGTCGTATAGGGAAACAATGTCGAGAAAG GTGGCACAATCATTTGAATCCTGATATAAAAAAGGACGCTTGGACATTAGAGGAGGAAATGGAACTCATGAATTGCCATCGCGTACATGGGAACAAAtgggctgaaattgctaaagtTCTGCCTGGAAG GACCGATAATTCTATTAAGAATCATTGGAATAGTTCCTTGAAGAAAAAATTAGATTTCTACTTGGCTACAGGAAGACTTCCTCCAGTTATAAAGAGTGATGTTTTTTCTTCACGGAAATTGCCATTAGTCGTGAACAATGGTAACCAAATCGGAAACGAAGATATGAATATACTTTCCGTCTTCAACATAAACAAAGAATCTGATTCGATGGCACAAACTTCATCAGGAACTACTGATGCTTGTAAGCTAGAAGAAGATGGTAAGGATCGGTTAGAGTCATCAGCTCTGGTGCGAGATATGGCAACTTCATCAAGTGCTCTTCCAAACGAGTCCACTGATTCTGAAGGTGTAGAATATAAATCTAAGTCATGTAATGCAGATCTTAGTTGCTGTGACTCAGAGTCgctaaaaaaatgcaaaagtAATGGGATCAACTATGGAATTGGTAAAGACACAGCTGCTGGGTCTCGATTGCACTTTGGAATATCAACTTATGGTTCTTTGTATTATGAGCCACCAAAATTTGAAACTTGTACCACCATAGATTTGGATCCTTCTGTTAGCCGTCATGTCCAGCATGAGCATCATTCTACCCCTATTGCTTCTCCTATTAGTTTCTTCACTCCACCTTGTGTGAGGAGTAATAGCTTAAGTTCCCAAAGCCCTGAATCTATACTGAGAATTGCTGCCAAGAGCTTTCCCAACATTCCATCCAtatttagaaaaagaaaaacggGGAGTGACATACATCTGCTTCAAAGTAAAAGTGGAAAAGTATGTCAGGGATCTGCCGAGGGAAGGCTACAGGTGCCTAGTGATTGCGGAAGAGCTAAAGATACTCATGAGAAGACAGAGTCTCAAAACGGAAGTCTTCATCACAGTCCTCTAGTACCAGATATTAGCACCATTGGGCCTGATGGAAAAGCTTTTAACGCATCTCCTCCATACAGGTTGAAATCCAAAAGAACTGCTGTTTTTAAGTCTGTAGAGCGACAACTGGAGTTCACTTTTGACAAGGACAGATGTGATGGTGCCAAATCTGTGGGATTATCTGCAAATGGAAGTTCACTTGTCACTGACGATTGTTCTCATGCTGCAAAGTTGGGAGTGACCTAA